In Vicia villosa cultivar HV-30 ecotype Madison, WI linkage group LG7, Vvil1.0, whole genome shotgun sequence, the DNA window AGAGAAGTTCTTGATTCAAGTTGATATTTTTTCCAGCACTtagagaaatttctgaaatttcaatTTTGGCTGGGCAGCTGACTTTGAGTCCCTTTTACACAAACTTCGAGGCTTTGATTCAAGACAAGCTCAACAGCAAAGATGTTTATTTCATGGCCCTCTACAATTTTGTAGTTGGGCATTTTCTCAATTGAAGCTCGGTTGGAGAGATGAAAGAGCGGGAAGATCGAAGTTTCAAACTAATTCATGTTAAGCTGCCGGGCAAGATTCAGGGCACACCGCATGCAAATGATCGAACACGTGGCGTGTCACTTTCAAATCCCATTTTCGAGAGTTATACGTACCTCCTTGAatcaaattcaacatcatgctATTCTCCCCTATGTGCTATATCAAATGGGCCAAGGATCACAAGTTTTGGTAATACGGCTGAGGAGATATAAACTCTCAAAGTCACGCCCCTGCTGAGTTGCATTTTGACACGGGCCAGGGGCATGCTGCACGCGTGTGACATAGTGAAGCGTCTACATGTTTGAGGCCATATTGCTCATACTTCCAGGTATTATTTCTTGACACTACCAACATCAAAAATCTTCTATTCCATGTTACCTTTGCATTGACCATAAGACCGGATCCATTGGTGAGCCATAGCTTGAAATATACATGCTCAAAGATGGTGTCATAGACAGAATTGTAGCTCCAGGCATGGGTTTAAACTTGCAGCAGGCACACGTGAAACCCATAAGTCTTTGcctcaaatagtcatgcattgcCCTGGGAACGTAAAAGCACGTGAGAAGCATACCAAAGACAGccaaacttgttcactaagtgttGAAGGAAAAGAGCTACCCTACATCATCCACACCATACAACCATACACTCACATATAAAACAAAGTTCATCTTCACAAATAGGGGAGGATTCATTATTCCATTTTTCAGTTTCTAAATCATCTTCACATACTCACCTTTCGAtttctctcttcactctctccAAGATCCCATTTTTCTCTCATCACTCTTCTTTCTCTAACCACCATGTAACTAACCTCCAACaccaatcttcatcttctccttcaaTCATCAACAATCTTCACCATCAATCTCGTCCATCGTCATCTTCATCAAACTTCAACAACATAAAGTTGTCAAGATCCAAGATCCTCatcaaatctgagttctccatattcatcatcatcaaagagCAAGGAAAGCCTTCGGAGTTTCTcttcaaaccttgatcaaatacCTTTCAAGTAAGTATTCGGATCCCTTGCATTAGAAgcatataggcctggaacccgtcatcagggattgggttaggaatTAGACCACCATGTTTTCAAATGTGTGTTGCATTTTGTATATTGCTACGATTCTTGGAACGAAAAGCTTGCTGTTTGAAGGTATTGGTTGCATATATGATTTCTACTTGGAATGAGGAGTATTTTAGTGTAATGATCTTGTGTTTTCATGGAGGTAATAGAAGTTAGGGTTTAGAGTGTGAGATTCGGTTTGCAATATAGAGCAAGTATTAGGGAAATCTAGGGGCAGATTTGAACTCAGCGTGGAAAACCGAGTGGGGACGgtggttttttttctttttccgggCGCCTTCGCGCCAGCGCCGCCGTGGCTTCCGAGTTGCTCGTCGGAGAAGAAAGGGAATAGTGTTCCCGTTTGTTTTTTTGTGTGCATGAAGAAGGATTTACGTGGCATATTCTGATTGGGGCATGTTCCCATTATTTGGCAACCTTTGTTTTACTTAAATGATTAATTGGTAAGGTGGCAGGATCTGATTTGCTGAGGCAATTTGTTGTCTTATTCTACTTAAAATGCATATGACCAATTGATGTGTTTACATTACATAAAAGCCATGTTATGTACGTCACTTATGTGCTATGATATAATAAAAACCATGCTATATTACAATAAGCCACATATAAGCTGTGTAGAAAATGTATATGCTGTATAGTAATGTGACGTCACGTATCATGGAAAAGAAGTGGAGAAGATATAATAAATGACATGATGATAATGGAAATGAAATGAGATAAAACCTGGGCCACGAGTTTGATTTAGGCTTTGGAATTTTCGTTTTCCCACCCCCTGTTATAAGCCCAATGTGCTGATTGAAAGAACGTAGTTCAGTTGCTGATTACTATTGCACCCCCAGGTCTAGACAGATTtacattttgttttaaaaattgttttcatcCAACCTTTGCTTAATAATTCAATTTCCActggaataaaaaataaataaaaatatgttttaaatagaataatgtgtgtagaaatttttgatatttttgttagatttttagaacttagtttgttgtttttaataaatcattttctttagtgtgttcattgtgtttttttaagtttgatcggttctgcaaattaattttgtttaataccttaggagtagaatttgattgccattttttgtgtgatatcagtagactcatataccatattgtgtgaaaaaaataaaagtctaattctatgttttggttaggttttcattagattttctatacccgatttatgtacgttccCAAACGGATAACcgtgtgaatttgacctataatttgctttgcctttatgcaattgacttagtttcttttggtacatataagtagggatgtttagaggtcctaagacctggagttgaatttttcaagtcatgttttcttattttacttgatttttccgttcttacatgtaaataacttgcttttgattaacgattgtatcgtaacttgtccaaatgacctataattttgtatgaaacttcttgacttgttttgtgattgcttagacaccttttagaggtcattatctactgactcatagcatttgattacatctttctaacttcactcctaatttgaattctattaactagttttgacctagttttgtatagttttgttagaactttgtttgtttcaagttaattgattaacatagattggtatgaggtcttggacctataaatgaactaattgctactgactttaagctttgttcatggtttcatttgctttttgttttgattaatggatgtttgttcgctaattgttaagtgacgatttatgcgatactttggtaactctttgtgaatattttcgtgtagtgtcatgatgcttttgtgtttgatttaggacacttatttccttggtttgctactgccctagggctctcttctcatcttgttggagttgtaactccattctattgccatgttcccttagactcttccttctttgttaagaggaattgagataggttaggatagttatccttgaccttagggccattagacttagaatagaataacttagattagagaataggttagttcccttttgttcatttctttttcttttcaacattaaaacactaataaataaagatgcgaatcacattaagaaagtgatagagaaatgagtgggattcattccctaatctgtttctcaatcacttagtggcatagaaatgagtgggattcattccctaatctgtttctcggtcactacttaatgggagagaaatgagtgggattcattccctaatctgtttctcaaacattaactaatgggatagaaatgagtgggattcattccctaatctgtttcttgaacattatataatgggatagaagtgagtgggattcattccctaatctgcttctcgatcattatacattttatgtgattctaatcgcaaagtaaattcccttaaaaaatacccaaccaaaaacatccaaaacacttaataaaggctcgaattaaaacatagtgacgaagtggtgcgaaaccttgtattgggttttgttcatcatgtagttacataaaaaacacaaacccaagattcttttcttttgccttgttaggcgcttaagaacaagttaagtcctttccaaaactaggcgtataagtctccaaaggtcgagcatcgtggattgtgaccttaaccgctgttcaactaaaaaacacaaaacaaatggaaactatggagccgaactacggtcgttctgattcctgaaaaggatacgtaggcattgggtcgcggggcctaagcgaacacatttgtaaataattccttcttttccccgtatttcttttgcatgcattcgcatttaggttttagacattagacaccctttagatagaaacaaacataggtggataccatcgagtacgatgggcgtgaggggtgctagcaccttcccctcgcgtaaccgactcccataccctattctctggtcgaaagaccttgttcttattccgagttaggtttctgatattcctttcccgcgatgggatgaatatattagtggcgactctgattccatttttcgcggtagcgacagctggtgactctgctggggatgttgatagacctgttgctggtccatccttagttaagccgatcctagcctgcgtttgtttgtttatttactgggtgtttatttgtttttatgtctataccttgtatatatgtttacatgtttactttttgcttgcatatcatgtttatttctgtttgcacatcatgcatatggattatattctgtgttccttggggtcttctgttctgttttgcaggttgggtgggttgttctatgaggtaaaaggcccaatacccaggccagagttaacacataggatacctaggatagagtggatagtcatgacgccaacagaatgtcaggttctgttgattgcgatcatgagacccacgaccagctgagactcgaatgggataccgttgttggcatgtatttgcaacaatgatggtgtttcaggagagttgctaacgctggagaccttttgacctaccttgacctagattcacctgtgagtggggtgggatattcatgacaggtaccgttggtgactgttctgttctgttggtgactatggttcttATGGGTTTGTGGTATCTATGCCGGACTTTTGATCCTGCAACATCTGATCTGGTTCAGAAGCAACATACACTTCTCTTATATGGGGAGGATCTTTCATTGCATCATACTCATCATAGcatgtttaatttcaaaaaaaagaaaaagagaaaaaaaagaaaaaagaaaaaaaaaagaaaaaaaaagagaaaagagattaacattcatatgcatgccatttttcaggtatccaaagtcaacacttctcatcaagaatggctaacagtgtgaccatcaacaaaaagACTACGAAGCATACCTTCTCTTGCAGTTTCTACCGTGAGGATATAACACCTTTGGTCCGATTGAGCACCCGAGTTACTGGGCAAAATTTGGATGAATTCAGAAAGACTTATGGCCACATTCTGCTTATGTTAACTACTCGTATTGATGAGTGGGGTCTCTatactcttcttcagttttaTGATTCTGAGCTGCGCTGCTTTACCTTTCAAGATTACCAACTAGCCCCTACCCTCGAAGAGTATGCACACATTCTTCAAATCAAAGTTCAACATAAGGTTCCTTTCGTGTGTGCACCCGAGAAGCCCAAAATGGATCGCattgctggtgctctttatttgagcatgaaggacgttaaggataactggaagcctaatggtgggaCCCATGGATTCTATGTGAAATTTCTGATGAGGGAAGCTGAAACCCTTGCTGATAAGGAAAAgtggaaagaattcaatgctctccTGGCCGTCATGATCTATGGATTAGTGATGTTCCCGAATATTCCAAATTTTGTTGATCTCACTGCCATTTGTCTCTTCATGGATCAAAATCCTGTACCCACTCTGTTGGCCGACACTTATTATGCCATCCATTCTAGGTATGGAAAAAAGGGATCAGTTGGGGGTTGTTTGCCAATACTGTACGAATGGTTTTCTTCACATCTGCCTAAAAGCGGAGCATTTGTCACTACAAGAGATTCACAGAAGTGGCCCCAAAGGATTATGGGACTTACTGCAAATGATATTGTTTGGTATCACCTCCGAACGGACATTGAGCAAGTTATAACCAGATGTGGAAGTTTTGGCAATGTTCCTCTCATAGGGACAAAAGGAGTTATCAACTATAATCCGAAGCTAGCACTGCGCCAGTTGGGTTTTGTACTGAAGGACAAGCCGTTGGATAAAGAGATATTTGAGTCCGTTTGCTTTGAAAAAGGAACCGATCCAGATGGTTTGGAGAAAGTAAGGAGTGCGTGGAACAAAATTCATACAGAAGACCGAACTACCTTGGGGGGAAAGAATGCTATTGCTAAGAAAGCTTATACtgaatgggttgaagaaagaGTTAAGGAGCGCCTgctgcctttcccgaaggttagccCTCTATATGAACAACCACCTGAGATTTTAACTGCCACTGTACCAGCTGAGGAGTACAACCAAGTACATGTGGAGAATATCAGGTTGCGAGAAAAAGGGGAATACGCTAAAATAAAGTACTTCTTGGTGGATCAgaaaagggctgaattagcacatgaggttaaaatactgaaaggaggatcttccagagttcaaaaaaGGGCTAGAACTGAAAAGGGTGAAAGAGTTACCACTGTTCGTATTGAGGACCATCAAAGGGTTATAGAAGAAGCGGTAAAGAAAGCAGAAGAAAAGCTCAAGCAAGAGTACAGAGAAGATTTAAGGGCTCACAAGCTCAGAGtagagaaagaggctagggccgaggtaaagggtttgaaaaagaagcttgaagaggaaaCCACTCAGAGGGTAGCAATcaagaagaagcttgaagaggaaaTTACTCAAAGGTTAGCCGTGGAGACACAACTCAAAGGTAGTCATCTCCGTtccgctcgactaacagaagagaatgcAAAGCTCAGAAACCAGATAGCAGAAATGGAAAGCACATCTGAAAAGAATACCCTCCCGGATTGCAAAGGATGTGAGAGCTTGGTGGCCCACTGTGATATGTTAGATGGGCAGTTGTTTCGTAAAGATGTGGTGATTCAAAGTTTtgtcaaaggaagagatcgagaagtgACTAAGAaaatgtttgatgaaactaagaagtggagcgacgagcaCTTTAAACAAGGAGGACCTTTGTTTTACACCAAGATGGATTAGTGTTTGAGCTTGTATTTCATGACCACCACCaggcttgttggatggggtcctttGTCTTTTCTGTTGTTTGAACTATCTTGTCAATGTATGGGTATGCCCAAACTCAAAAAgagattattaatgaaatttgagtcttttttgtttcctcttgatgcttatcttttgtcacattgttaaacattcttgattaatattaaatattttggatactctgaaaatggcacctcacatcatatgcacacatgcacctcATGCACATCATGCACAAACAGGTACATCAGATGGTGTTCTTATCTGACTGATCAAGTTTTCCCTTTCAGCAATTGCACCTCCGCCTACACATCGCTACTACACAAGGGCTAATCACTCACTGCAAATGGATCAGTTAAGGGACGATCTTATCCAGATGAGAACTCAGGTTACTGCTCAGATGGCTCAGTTCATGGAAGTCATGCAAAACATGGCTGATCGACAAGAAGAGCTCAGGATCCGAATGGACACAGTTGCTCAGGTTGTTGCGGACCCCCCGCAAAGAAACCCTGCTGATATTCGTGTCAATGGTGAGCCTGTGATCGGAGGACCTGGTGTGATTCCTCCTGCTACTAATCAAGGTAATCCTTATGGGCCTCCCCAGCCCATTCCTGAAGGACAAGCCACACAACAAATCAGAAGAGCTGCTGCCATCCCCGTGTTGGAAGAGGATCGACATGAGGATCTGTTTCCTGAAAGTGAGTTGGGATTTCCACATGATGCTGGAAGGTTGTTCAGAGgactggaggaaaggatgagggcCATGGAAGGCCAAGGACTTGGTATGGACATTAATGACTTGGGTTTGGTTCCTGGGGTCCGCGTGCCGCCGAAATTCAAAGTGCCAgattttgagaagtacaaggggaATACTTGTCCCAAGACCCATGTTCGAGCTTACTACCGCAAGATGCATGTCTATTCTGAAGATGAGGGGCTGttgatgcatttcttccaagatagcctaactggggcatccttggaatggtATATGAGATTGGAGAGAGCTAATATCCGAAGTTGGAGGGACCTAGTTGATGCTTTCATAAAGCAGTATCAGTATAATGTTGACATGGCACCAAATCGCACTCAGTTACAGAATCTATCCCAGAAAGCTAATgagtccttcaaagaatatgcacaGAAGTGGCGCGAGTTGGCAGCTAGAGTCCAGCCACCTATGTTGGAAAGAGAAATGATGGATTTGTTCACCAACACTCTGGAGGGCCAATACTACTCCGCCTGCTCTGCATCCTCAAGTTTTGCCGAGTTGGTTATGATTGGTGAGCGAATTGAAAGTGGGATTAAGGCTGGTAGAATACAGAATCCAAGTACTGCTAGTTCCTCTTCTGGGGCAGGAGGGAAGAAACCATATAACGGATTTGCTAAGAAGAGAGAAGGTGAAACGAGTGCTGCTTACTATGGTAAAGGTAAAGGTCATGTTTATCAACAGGTAGCCGCTGTTACTATACCGAGTACTCCTcttcaacaacaaccacaacaacagcAGAGGCATCCCCCACGTCAGTATCAGCAAAAGTCGAGGCCACCAAGAATTTTTGATCCCATACCTATGACATATGCACAATTACTCGCTCATCTCTTACATGGGGACTTGGTGCAACTTCGTACCATGGGCCCTCCACCTGCTAAGCTTCCTCCTAACTATGATGCTAATGCCCACTGTGAGTTTCATTCTGGGGCTGCCGGGCATGATATTGAACATTACATAGGATTCATGCATAAAGTACAGGATCTGCTCGATTCAAAAGCTATTGAGTTCACCCCTACTCAAGGACCTAACGTTGTACAGAATCCTATGCCTTCCCATGGAACTCATGCCGCAAATGCCATCGATATTGTTGAAGACATTTACTTGGTCAGGGATGTTATCGAATTGGGATCGTTGTTGCCATTATTGAAAAAGGAATTATTGAGGATGAGACTATACGCTGGTTGTGGAGAATTCTGTACTGATTGCATGGTCACCTCCTTAGTTTGTGACAAGGTGAAAGATGGGATTCAACAGTTGATAGATAGTGGGTATCTACAGTTTGAGCATGTGCGACATCCAAAGTCAGTCAAGGATGAAATCAATGTGCTATCCATCCCGTATACTCCTACTAAGATCCCGATTCCTGCCAGAGCGCCGCCTTTGGTCATCACGTTGCCTGGTCCCATCCCATATACTAGTGAGAAAGCAATCCCATGGAATTATGGCGGAGAAGTTTTCTACCAAGGGGCCAAGTATGAGATTAAAGCACCAgttgagaaagaagatgttgataatgttgttggcATTGGAAGAATGACAAGAAGTGGTCGTATTTTCAATCCTCCCCAGAATACTCGCGATGACAATGCAGAAGCTCTAGCTCAAGCAAAAGGGAAAAGAGTGGTAGAAGATACGGTAGATCCGGGGCAAAGCTCTAACTCTGAAGATACTGTGGccaaagagatggaagagttcctaaAGATCATCAAGAAAAGTGAGTATAAAGTGGTTGACCAATTGAGTCAAACTCAATCAAAGATTTCGATCTTGCAGTTGCTCTTGTGTTCGGAGACACATCGAAACGCTTTGCTGAGACTTTTAAGTACTGCTTTCGTCCCTCCAGAGATCTCAGTGAATCAACTTGAAGGGGTGGTGTCAAACATCAATGCTGGTAACGGATTGGGATTCACTGATGCAGACTTGCCCTCCGAAGGTAGAAACCATAATAGAGCTTTGCATATATCAGTGGAATGTAAAGGGACTATGTTATCTCGTGTTCTCGTGGATAATGGATCTTCTCTGAATGTATTACCGAAGTCGTCTTTGATGAGGCTGGATTACTCTGGTGTCGAGATAAGGCCGAGTGAATTGACAGTGCGAGCCTTTGATGGGTCAAAGAGATCAGTATTTGGGGAGGTTGACTTGCCAATAATGATAGGCCCTCAGCTTTTCACTATTACCTTCTTTGTGATGGATATCCACCCGTCTTACAGTTGTCTCCTGGGACGtccatggatccatgctgctggggccgtgACTTCCACATTGCATCAGAAACTCAAATTCGCGACTCAAGGAAAGATAGTCACAATATGTGGGGAGGAAGAACACGTGGTAAGCCATCTTGCGTCCTTCAGGTATATTGATGTGGAAGGAGAGGTCCATGAGACGCCGTGCCAAGCCTTTGAGGCTGTCCAAACTATCAAGATCCCttatgttgaaaagaagaagttgGAGGCTCCTATGTCTTCACTAAAGGAAGCCAAAGCTGTGGTTGAATCTGGTCATCCTGAAGGATGGGGCCGAGTCTTGGATCTACCAATCAAGCAGGATAAGTGTGGGATTGGATATCAGTTGGGGCAGAGTTCTTCTAATGGGTCCTTCAAGAAGCCCGGAACCTTCATTCCGATCAAGTTCTCTAGTGCTGGCATCGTCAAGGATCATATTTGCGCTGCTGATGATGATGTGgatagtgattatgacattgaagaatggatcaagccgtgtgtcccgggacagaagcttctcaactggtcatccgaagacatcatctcaattgctcttgatcaaaagtaataatgtttgtttttgtttatcatgcaataattcctgTGTTCTGCCCAAGACACAGTGAACATATGTAGGGCCtcatttgttgtttttcaatgttaaaatcattaataaaaggacgtttttgcattcaaatattttgttccctgtctttcgtttttacttttatatttataattaatcaaaaaaaatggcaacgtttcttattcatcatcatccctccattctaaaataaagcataaatcataatcCATGCAGATCCACTTCTCCTCCAGATTCTATTGACAACGATCTTGCTATGCCTCGTCATGACTTTGACAAACCTATCTACgccgctgaagaaggggatgaagaagattgtgaattgcccgatgagttggccagattgttgaaacaagaagagaaagtgatcgaGCCACATCAAGAGCCTATTGAGACGGTGAATCTTGGCACCGAAGAGACGAGAAGGGAGGTTAAAATAGGGGCCTCTTTGAAtgagaatgtgaaagaaaagttgattggaatgttgaaggagtattctgatatcttcgcatggtcttacgaagatatgcctggattaGATACTGATATTGTTGTGCACAGGCTACCCCTTAAAGAAAATTCTCCGCCCGTCAAACAGAAACTCAGGAGAACACGTCCtgatatgtccaagaaaatccaagaagaggttcagaagcagtttgatgcaggttttcttgCTGTAACAGTTTATCCACCATGGGTCGCCAACATTGtacctgtacctaaaaaagatgggaaggtacgaatgtgtgtcgactatcgagatctgaatagggcgag includes these proteins:
- the LOC131619709 gene encoding uncharacterized protein LOC131619709, with the protein product MTTTRLVGWGPLSFLLFELSCQCMAIAPPPTHRYYTRANHSLQMDQLRDDLIQMRTQVTAQMAQFMEVMQNMADRQEELRIRMDTVAQVVADPPQRNPADIRVNGEPVIGGPGVIPPATNQGNPYGPPQPIPEGQATQQIRRAAAIPVLEEDRHEDLFPESELGFPHDAGRLFRGLEERMRAMEGQGLGMDINDLGLVPGVRVPPKFKVPDFEKYKGNTCPKTHVRAYYRKMHVYSEDEGLLMHFFQDSLTGASLEWYMRLERANIRSWRDLVDAFIKQYQYNVDMAPNRTQLQNLSQKANESFKEYAQKWRELAARVQPPMLEREMMDLFTNTLEGQYYSACSASSSFAELVMIGERIESGIKAGRIQNPSTASSSSGAGGKKPYNGFAKKREGETSAAYYGKGKGHVYQQVAAVTIPSTPLQQQPQQQQRHPPRQYQQKSRPPRIFDPIPMTYAQLLAHLLHGDLVQLRTMGPPPAKLPPNYDANAHCEFHSGAAGHDIEHYIGFMHKVQDLLDSKAIEFTPTQGPNVVQNPMPSHGTHAANAIDIVEDIYLVRDVIELGSLLPLLKKELLRMRLYAGCGEFCTDCMVTSLVCDKVKDGIQQLIDSGYLQFEHVRHPKSVKDEINVLSIPYTPTKIPIPARAPPLVITLPGPIPYTSEKAIPWNYGGEVFYQGAKYEIKAPVEKEDVDNVVGIGRMTRSGRIFNPPQNTRDDNAEALAQAKGKRVVEDTVDPGQSSNSEDTVAKEMEEFLKIIKKSEYKVVDQLSQTQSKISILQLLLCSETHRNALLRLLSTAFVPPEISVNQLEGVVSNINAGNGLGFTDADLPSEGRNHNRALHISVECKGTMLSRVLVDNGSSLNVLPKSSLMRLDYSGVEIRPSELTVRAFDGSKRSVFGEVDLPIMIGPQLFTITFFVMDIHPSYSCLLGRPWIHAAGAVTSTLHQKLKFATQGKIVTICGEEEHVVSHLASFRYIDVEGEVHETPCQAFEAVQTIKIPYVEKKKLEAPMSSLKEAKAVVESGHPEGWGRVLDLPIKQDKCGIGYQLGQSSSNGSFKKPGTFIPIKFSSAGIVKDHICAADDDVDRKLLGFIVSERGIEVDPAKVKAIQEMPEPRTEKQVRGFLGRLNYIARFISHLTATCEPIFKLLRKNQAIKWDDNCQKAFDKVKEYLQEPSILMPPVEVKWDNEAPSIVIKRLDEPAFCGVIDNVPDEKPWFYDIKKFLETQEYPEGASLTDRKTLKRLSAKFFIAGGVLYKRNFDSVLLRCVDRHEAAKIMQEVHEGSFGTHASGHTMARKILRAGISDHSAQSDASTYASRTERSPFLQIPEFISLGDPHPRFKCSAVSIRSPYSSTKMQKFKRGGAIFKLQNKMTVFIIPFFSF